A window of Nonomuraea angiospora genomic DNA:
GCTGCGGGCCCGTCTGGTGGTCAGCCGGTCCGCCTTCACTCTCGACATCGCGTTCGAGGTGGCCGCGGGCGAGGTCGTGGCGCTGCTCGGCCCCAACGGCGCGGGCAAGACCACCGCGCTGCGCGCCCTGGCCGGGCTCACCGCGCTGTCCGGCGGCGAGATCGTCCTGGACGGCCGCGACCTGCACCCGCTGGCCGCCGAGCAGCGCCCGATCGGCATGGTCTTCCAGGACTACCTGCTCTTCCCGCACCTGACGGCGCTCGACAACGTCGCCTTCGGGCCGCGCTGCCAGGGCGTCCCCAAGGCCGAGGCCCGCCGCACGGCCGCCGCCCTGCTGGAGCGGGTCGGCCTGGCCGACCGGGCCGCCGCCAAGCCGCGCCAGCTCTCCGGCGGCCAGGCCCAGCGGGTCGCGCTGGCGCGGGCGCTGGCCGTACGGCCCGGCCTGCTGCTGCTGGACGAGCCGCTGGCCGCGCTGGACGCCCACACCCGGCTGGAGATCCGCTCCCAGCTGCGCCGCCATCTGGCCGACTTCGACGGCGCGACCGTCCTGGTCACCCACGATCCGCTGGATGCGATGGTGCTGGCGGACCGGCTGATCGTCATCGAGAACGGCGCCGTCGTCCAGCAGGGCACCCCGGCCGAGGTCGCCCGCCACCCGCGTACCGACTACGTCGCCCGGCTGGTCGGGCTCAACCTGTATCGCGGGGTGGCCGACGGATCCCGGGTCAAGGCCGGCGAGCTGCTGCTGCACACCTCCGAACGGCTCGACGGGCCCGCGTTCGTCGCCTTCCCGCCCGCCGCCGTGGCCCTCTACCGGACCCGCCCGGACGGGAGCCCGCGCAACCTGTGGCAGGCGCGCATCGAGGGCATCGAACGGCACGGAGACAACGTACGGGTCCACCTCGGCGGCCCCATCACCGCCTTCGCCGACATCACCCCGGCCGCCCTGGCCGACCTCGACCTGACCCCGGGCCTGCAGATCTGGGCCTCGGTCAAGGCCGGCGAGACCCACGCCTACCCGGCATGAACGCCAGCTCCACAAACGGTCGGCGGCGCACACCCTGAGGTCGGTGACCTGGCGCGGCGTCGCTTTCAGTACACGTCGCGCACGTAGCGTTTCGCCGCGGCCAGCTGCTTGACGTACGCGGTGGCGTCGTCGGGAGCCAGGCCGCCGTGGCGGGCCGCGATGTCGCGAAGGGTCTGGTCGACGTCCTTGGCCATCCGGGCGGCGTCGCCGCACACGTACACGTGCGCGCCCTCCTGCAGCCAGCTCCACAGCTGCACGCCGTGCTCGCGCATCCGGTCCTGCACATAGACCTTGGCCCGCTGGTCGCGGGAGAAGGCCAGGTCCAGGCGGGTCAGCAGGCCGTCGTCGTGCAGCGCGGCCAGTTCGTCGCGGTAGTAGAAGTCGGTGGTGCGGCGCTGCTCGCCGAAGAAGAGCCAGTTGCGGCCGTGGTGGCCGAGGGCCCGGCGCTCGTCGAGGAAGCCGAGGAAGGGGGCCACGCCGGTGCCGGGACCGATCATCACCATGGGAGCGCTGGGGTCGGCGGGTGGCCGGAAGTGCTTGGTCGGCTGGACGTGCACCGGAACG
This region includes:
- a CDS encoding ABC transporter ATP-binding protein — its product is MTLRARLVVSRSAFTLDIAFEVAAGEVVALLGPNGAGKTTALRALAGLTALSGGEIVLDGRDLHPLAAEQRPIGMVFQDYLLFPHLTALDNVAFGPRCQGVPKAEARRTAAALLERVGLADRAAAKPRQLSGGQAQRVALARALAVRPGLLLLDEPLAALDAHTRLEIRSQLRRHLADFDGATVLVTHDPLDAMVLADRLIVIENGAVVQQGTPAEVARHPRTDYVARLVGLNLYRGVADGSRVKAGELLLHTSERLDGPAFVAFPPAAVALYRTRPDGSPRNLWQARIEGIERHGDNVRVHLGGPITAFADITPAALADLDLTPGLQIWASVKAGETHAYPA